The following coding sequences lie in one Acidobacteriota bacterium genomic window:
- the tuf gene encoding elongation factor Tu — MAKEKFERVKPHVNVGTMGHIDHGKTTLTAAITRVLAETVGGVTQFTAFDEIDNAPEERERGITIAISHVEYETVNRHYAHVDMPGHADYVKNMITGAAQIDGAILVVSAADGPMPQTREHVLLALQVGVPRIVVFLNKVDMVDDEELLDLVELEVRELLSEYEFPGDEVPVIRGSALLALEGDEGASAQVLELMAAVDEYILLPERDMDKPFLMPIEDVFSITGRGTVVTGRVEQGLLKIGSEVDIVGIRALQKTTVTGVEMFRKLLDEAHAGDNVGLLLRGTGKEDVERGQVIAAPGSITPHTLFEAQVYVLTRNEGGRQNPFFDGYRPQFYFRTTDVTGSVSLPEGTEMVMPGDNTEMTVELINPIAMDEGLRFAIREGGRTVGAGRVTKIIK; from the coding sequence ATGGCTAAGGAGAAGTTTGAGCGGGTGAAGCCGCATGTGAATGTTGGGACGATGGGTCATATTGATCATGGGAAGACGACGTTGACTGCTGCGATTACGCGGGTGTTGGCTGAGACTGTTGGTGGGGTGACGCAGTTCACTGCTTTTGATGAGATTGATAATGCTCCTGAGGAGCGTGAGCGTGGTATTACGATTGCGATTTCTCATGTGGAGTATGAGACGGTGAATCGTCATTATGCGCATGTTGATATGCCGGGTCATGCTGATTATGTGAAGAATATGATTACGGGTGCTGCGCAGATTGATGGTGCGATTTTGGTGGTGTCGGCTGCTGATGGTCCGATGCCGCAGACGCGTGAGCATGTGTTGTTGGCGTTGCAGGTTGGGGTTCCTCGGATTGTTGTCTTTTTGAATAAGGTTGACATGGTGGATGATGAGGAGTTGTTGGATCTTGTTGAGTTGGAGGTTCGGGAGTTGTTGTCGGAGTATGAGTTCCCGGGTGATGAGGTTCCGGTGATTCGTGGTTCGGCGTTGTTGGCGTTGGAGGGTGATGAGGGTGCTTCGGCTCAGGTTTTGGAGTTGATGGCGGCTGTTGATGAATATATTTTGTTGCCTGAGCGGGATATGGATAAGCCGTTTTTGATGCCGATTGAGGATGTGTTTTCGATTACTGGGCGGGGGACTGTGGTGACTGGGCGGGTTGAGCAGGGGTTGTTGAAGATTGGGTCTGAGGTTGACATTGTTGGTATTCGGGCGTTGCAGAAGACGACGGTTACTGGGGTGGAGATGTTTCGTAAGTTGTTGGATGAGGCTCATGCTGGTGACAATGTTGGGTTGTTGTTGCGGGGGACGGGTAAGGAGGATGTGGAGCGTGGTCAGGTGATTGCGGCGCCGGGTTCGATTACTCCTCATACGTTGTTTGAGGCTCAGGTGTATGTGTTGACGCGTAATGAGGGTGGGCGTCAGAACCCGTTTTTTGATGGGTATCGTCCGCAGTTTTATTTTCGGACGACGGATGTGACTGGTTCGGTGTCGTTGCCTGAGGGTACGGAGATGGTGATGCCTGGTGATAACACTGAGATGACGGTTGAGTTGATTA
- a CDS encoding M48 family metalloprotease, translating to MLNNLKTTALMAFLGGLLVAAGFAFGSRGGAIVMLGVAAALNMGMYFFSDKIALKSSRAVPVTQEQQPEVYSIVGSLAAAHRIPMPRIYVIESAQPNAFATGRNPKHAAVAVTTGIVSMMSRSELEGVLAHELSHVINRDILISSIAATVGAAISLLSRMAMWGGRGRNRGGNPIVSIAAMILAPLAAVVIQMAISRSREFQADRSGAEMTGQPLALASALAKLGQGTSRIPMDVDPAVSQLFIADPFKALGGRGRGRGRFGKMFATHPPMEERIARLEAMGSGIR from the coding sequence ATGTTGAACAATCTCAAGACCACGGCCTTGATGGCCTTTCTCGGTGGGCTGCTTGTCGCGGCCGGGTTTGCGTTCGGGTCGCGAGGGGGTGCCATCGTGATGCTCGGTGTCGCTGCGGCACTGAACATGGGGATGTACTTTTTCTCCGACAAGATCGCACTCAAGTCGTCGCGTGCAGTGCCGGTTACTCAGGAGCAGCAGCCCGAGGTGTACAGCATCGTCGGGTCGTTAGCCGCTGCGCACCGCATCCCAATGCCTCGCATCTATGTGATCGAGTCTGCACAACCAAATGCGTTTGCCACCGGCCGTAACCCAAAACATGCAGCAGTGGCGGTGACCACAGGCATTGTGTCAATGATGAGCCGATCCGAACTCGAGGGCGTGCTTGCGCACGAACTGTCCCACGTCATCAATCGGGACATTCTCATTTCGTCGATAGCTGCCACGGTTGGCGCTGCAATATCGTTGTTGTCAAGAATGGCGATGTGGGGTGGCCGAGGCAGGAACCGCGGCGGTAACCCGATCGTGTCCATCGCGGCGATGATCCTCGCACCGCTCGCTGCCGTTGTCATCCAAATGGCTATCTCGCGATCACGTGAGTTCCAGGCCGATCGATCCGGGGCTGAGATGACGGGTCAACCGCTCGCTCTGGCGTCGGCTCTGGCGAAATTGGGTCAGGGCACCAGCCGTATCCCGATGGATGTCGACCCGGCCGTATCGCAGCTTTTCATTGCTGATCCGTTCAAAGCGCTTGGCGGCCGCGGCAGGGGACGCGGCCGATTTGGCAAGATGTTTGCCACGCACCCCCCAATGGAAGAACGGATTGCCCGTCTCGAGGCGATGGGCTCCGGCATTAGATAG